GGAGCGCGCGCAGCGCGGCGACGACCGTCAGGTGAAGGAGATGATCGCCAAGATCCTGCGCGAGGAGGGCGCTTCGCCGCTGGAGATCGCCCGGCAGGCGGCCGCGCTGCACGCCGAGGTGCTGGGCTTCGGACCGATCCAGCCGCTCCTCGACGACCCGGAAGTGAGCGAGATCATGGTCAACGGTCCGCGCCGCGTCTACGTGGAGCGCCACGGGCGGCTGCAGCGGACGTCGATCCAGTTCGAGGACGACGACGAGGTGCTGCGGCTGATCGAGCGCATCGTCGCGCCGCTCGGC
This region of Clostridia bacterium genomic DNA includes:
- the tadA gene encoding Flp pilus assembly complex ATPase component TadA, with amino-acid sequence MIAKILREEGASPLEIARQAAALHAEVLGFGPIQPLLDDPEVSEIMVNGPRRVYVERHGRLQRTSIQFEDDDEVLRLIERIVAPLG